Proteins found in one Desulfosoma sp. genomic segment:
- the mqnC gene encoding cyclic dehypoxanthinyl futalosine synthase produces the protein MNFSEVVMKGIGEGSKMRSWHEALLEGVVEEGRRLDRHEAREIYLHADFHRLGHAAHRLRQKKHTENVVTYVVDRNINYSNICVCGCRFCAFFRPPGHPEGYVLGRDLLAKKIEETLALGGTQILLQGGHHPDLPLSFYEDMLRFIKERYPVHLHAFSPPEIVFFAKRERIDVATVIARLKSAGLDSIPGGGAEILVDEVRRRVSPNKCSAEEWLAVMEEAHRQGLRTTATMMFGHEESLEDRLSHLFALRDLQDRTGGFTAFIPWTFQPGNTSISKRPETAVSYLRLLALSRLVLDNFDNLQASWVTMGPKVAQAALFFGANDFGSTMIEENVVAAAGVHFRLSVEEIRRLICDAGFVPKQRTMAYEWIEGT, from the coding sequence TTGAATTTTTCCGAGGTGGTGATGAAGGGCATAGGTGAAGGTTCCAAAATGCGCTCCTGGCATGAGGCGTTGCTGGAAGGCGTTGTGGAGGAAGGTCGAAGGTTGGACCGCCATGAAGCACGAGAAATCTATCTTCATGCGGATTTTCACCGCCTAGGCCATGCGGCGCATCGCCTCCGTCAAAAAAAGCATACCGAAAATGTGGTCACTTATGTGGTAGACCGCAACATCAATTATTCCAACATTTGCGTTTGTGGTTGCCGGTTCTGTGCTTTCTTTCGGCCTCCAGGCCACCCTGAAGGCTACGTTCTGGGAAGAGACCTCCTTGCTAAGAAAATTGAGGAAACTTTGGCTTTAGGAGGGACTCAGATTCTTCTTCAAGGGGGGCATCACCCGGATCTTCCTTTGAGTTTCTATGAAGACATGCTGCGCTTCATCAAGGAAAGGTATCCGGTTCATCTTCATGCTTTTTCCCCGCCGGAAATTGTCTTTTTTGCCAAGCGCGAACGAATCGATGTGGCCACGGTGATTGCTCGGCTGAAAAGCGCCGGATTGGATTCCATTCCCGGAGGAGGGGCGGAAATTCTTGTGGATGAGGTGCGTCGCCGGGTGTCTCCCAACAAATGTTCCGCAGAAGAATGGCTGGCGGTGATGGAAGAGGCGCATCGCCAGGGATTACGCACAACGGCGACCATGATGTTCGGTCATGAAGAATCCCTGGAGGACCGGTTAAGCCATCTTTTTGCGCTTCGCGACCTGCAGGATCGAACGGGAGGTTTTACGGCTTTTATTCCATGGACTTTTCAACCTGGCAACACATCCATTTCCAAGCGGCCGGAAACGGCGGTGAGCTATCTGCGTTTGCTGGCCCTGTCTCGTTTGGTCCTGGACAACTTCGATAACCTGCAAGCCTCTTGGGTCACCATGGGTCCAAAGGTGGCTCAGGCGGCGCTCTTTTTCGGTGCCAACGATTTCGGCTCCACCATGATTGAAGAAAACGTAGTGGCGGCTGCAGGGGTTCATTTTCGTCTCTCCGTGGAAGAAATCCGTCGGCTCATTTGTGACGCCGGTTTTGTGCCCAAGCAGCGGACCATGGCTTATGAATGGATCGAAGGAACCTAA
- the mqnE gene encoding aminofutalosine synthase MqnE, which produces MLPVTVYRSLGLEDIYHKVMEGRRLTLEDGLRLFRCPDLVAVGGLAYEVRHRRHGTNTYYVVNQHINYSNICVNGCLFCAFRRRKGEAGAFELTVSNIVEKVQDRLQEPITEVHMVGGCHPELRLETFEAMLRAIRQVRPQVHIKAFTAVEIAHFARLEGLSIRDVLLRLKAAGLDMLPGGGAEVFSPRVRALLCPQKLSGEGWLQVMREAHQLGIKSNATMLFGHKETLEERLEHLDALRRLQDETQGFVCFIPLPFQAKNTDVPHAQGPTGVDELKTIAVSRLMLDNIPHIKAYWVMLGVKQAQVALHFGADDLDGTVVEEKIGHMAGAESESFLTREELEFLIREAGFHPVERNCFFEEAAAPPSCGA; this is translated from the coding sequence ATGCTTCCCGTAACGGTCTACAGGTCTTTGGGTCTTGAGGATATTTACCACAAGGTGATGGAAGGCCGACGGCTGACCCTTGAAGACGGGCTTCGACTTTTTCGATGTCCGGATTTGGTGGCGGTAGGGGGATTGGCCTATGAGGTGCGACACCGCCGGCACGGGACGAACACTTACTACGTAGTCAACCAGCACATCAACTATTCCAATATCTGTGTCAACGGCTGCTTGTTTTGCGCCTTTCGACGCCGTAAGGGTGAAGCTGGAGCCTTTGAACTGACGGTTTCAAATATTGTGGAGAAAGTTCAAGATCGGCTTCAAGAACCCATCACGGAAGTGCACATGGTGGGAGGGTGTCATCCGGAACTGCGGCTGGAAACCTTTGAGGCGATGTTGCGGGCCATTCGACAGGTTCGGCCGCAGGTGCACATCAAAGCCTTTACAGCGGTGGAAATCGCTCATTTTGCCCGCCTGGAAGGCCTTTCCATTCGTGATGTTCTTTTGCGCTTGAAGGCGGCTGGACTGGACATGTTACCCGGCGGTGGCGCCGAAGTGTTCAGCCCTCGAGTGCGCGCCCTTCTGTGTCCTCAGAAGCTCAGTGGCGAGGGTTGGCTACAAGTCATGCGGGAAGCTCACCAATTGGGCATAAAAAGCAACGCCACCATGCTTTTCGGGCATAAGGAAACCCTTGAGGAACGCCTGGAGCATCTGGACGCTTTGCGTCGACTCCAGGATGAAACACAAGGCTTCGTATGCTTCATCCCTTTACCTTTTCAGGCGAAAAACACGGACGTGCCGCATGCTCAAGGCCCGACGGGTGTGGATGAACTGAAAACCATCGCCGTCTCCCGCCTCATGTTGGACAATATTCCTCACATCAAAGCCTATTGGGTCATGTTGGGAGTGAAGCAGGCGCAAGTGGCCCTTCATTTCGGAGCCGACGATTTGGACGGGACCGTGGTGGAAGAAAAAATCGGGCACATGGCCGGAGCCGAATCCGAATCCTTTCTTACCAGAGAGGAGCTGGAATTTTTGATTCGCGAGGCTGGTTTTCATCCCGTGGAGCGTAATTGCTTTTTTGAAGAAGCTGCGGCCCCGCCGTCTTGCGGGGCTTAG
- a CDS encoding TetR/AcrR family transcriptional regulator, with amino-acid sequence MRLKTSKREKILDAAVEEFSRHGFRQASLNRLAESLGISKGSLFQYFGNKEGLFLFIFDHAVALVRQRLGQVKHNTADKDFFERIRQSLIAGVDFIQKHPRVYRIYLKMLFQEDFPLRDELLQRVRFFSAEYLRPIVLAGMARGEVRSDMDPEFVVFFLDAVMDRFLQAHCVSFLDGGTGLYEGSSEVTGRLIDEFIKVLKNGLAGDGMVMAKETALDTKGTENASRNGLQVFGS; translated from the coding sequence ATGAGGCTCAAGACCTCGAAACGGGAAAAGATTCTGGATGCGGCGGTGGAAGAATTTTCCCGGCACGGGTTTCGACAGGCGAGCCTCAACCGATTGGCAGAATCTCTTGGGATTTCTAAAGGCTCTCTTTTTCAATACTTCGGCAACAAGGAAGGGCTCTTTCTTTTCATCTTTGATCATGCCGTAGCTTTAGTGCGTCAGCGATTGGGTCAGGTCAAGCACAACACGGCGGATAAGGACTTTTTTGAAAGGATTCGCCAAAGCCTCATAGCGGGAGTCGACTTCATTCAAAAGCATCCTCGAGTTTACCGCATCTACCTCAAGATGCTCTTTCAGGAAGATTTCCCCTTGCGGGATGAGCTTCTGCAGCGGGTGCGGTTTTTCTCAGCTGAATACTTGCGCCCCATTGTGCTCGCAGGGATGGCTCGAGGCGAAGTGCGTTCGGACATGGATCCTGAATTTGTGGTTTTTTTTCTGGACGCTGTCATGGATCGTTTTCTTCAGGCGCATTGTGTTTCCTTTCTGGACGGTGGTACGGGTTTGTACGAAGGATCCTCGGAAGTGACGGGGCGTTTGATCGACGAATTCATCAAGGTATTGAAAAACGGGTTGGCCGGTGACGGCATGGTCATGGCAAAGGAGACGGCTTTGGACACGAAAGGGACCGAAAATGCTTCCCGTAACGGTCTACAGGTCTTTGGGTCTTGA